The Iamia sp. SCSIO 61187 genomic sequence CCCCACGTTCCTGGCCGAGCGGCAGCGGATCGACGAGGCCATCGCCGAGCTGGCTGCGACCCGCGACCTCCTCGACGCCATCGTCGCCGCCACCCCTGACCTCCCTCCCGACGAGGCGTGCCCCGACGAGGCGGCGTCGGGATCGTCGGTCTGATCGTCGGTCTGGTCTCGTGGCCCGCTCTGGGGGTCACGGCGGGTCGGGACCTTCGGCCCTACAGGTCAGACCGGGGAATCTCTAGCGTCAACTAGAGAAACCAGGGGTGACGCTCGAGGTCGCCGACCGTCGGTCGGCCGCCCCCCGGCGTGGGTCCCCACGTGACGAGGAGAATGCGATGACCGACACCCTGACGCGCCCACCCGACCAGGACGAGAGGCCCCCCGAGCACGACGAGAAGGGCGGCTGGACGGTCATGGCCGTCTTCCTCGCCCTCGTCGCCATGCTCGTCGCCGTCTTCGGCGTCGGCCTGGGGCTGCGGGCCATCGACGAGTCCGGTGGCGGGGACGGGGTGGCCGCCACCGGTGAGCCCATGACCTTCGAGATCGAGCTCGGTGACCTCTACGTCGAGCCCTCGTCGATCGACGTCCCCGCCGGGACCGAGGTGCTGGTCAACGTGACCAACGTCGGCGCCATGCCCCACGACCTCCAGCTCGACGGCGTGACCGGCACCGAGATGATCGACCCGGGCGGATCGGCCAGCGCCAGCCTCGGCGTCGTCACCGAGACCACCCAGGCGTGGTGCACGGTGCCCGGCCACAAGGAGGGCGGCATGATCCTCGACATCAACGTCTCGGGGAGCACGGGCTCGGCCGCCCCGGCCGCCGCCAGCGACGACGCCGCAGCCGGCGCCGAGATCGACTTCGCCGCCGAGCCGGCCGACGACTTCACCCCGTACGACCCGACCCTGGAGCCGGCGCCGGGGGGGACCGAGCACACCATGACCCTGCGGGCCACCGAGACGGTCCTCGAGGTGGCCCCGGGCGTGACCCAGGAGATGTGGACCTTCAACGACATGTTCCCGGGACCGGTGCTGCGCGGGAAGGTCGGCGACATCTTCACCATCACCCTGGTCAACGAGGGCGAGATCGGCCACTCCATCGACTTCCACGCATCGAAGGTCGCCTGGGACGACGAGATGCGCACCATCGAGTCCGGCGAGTCGCTCGTCTACCAGTACGAGGCCAAGCACGCCGGGGTCTTCATGTACCACTGCGGTACGGCACCGGCGCTGCACCACATCGGCAACGGGATGCACGGCGCCATCATCATCGACCCGCCCGACCTCCCCGAGGTCGACCACGAGTTCGTGATGGTCCAGTCCGAGATCTACACCGGCCCCGAGGGCCAGCCCGGTGACCTGGGCAAGATGCAGGCCGAGGAGCACGACGCCGTCGTGTTCAACGGCTACGTGAACCAGTACCAGCACCGGCCGATCCGGGTGGAGCAGGGCGAGCGGATCCGGGTGTTCGTCCTCGACGCCGGGCCCAGCGAGAACTCGGCGTTCCACA encodes the following:
- a CDS encoding multicopper oxidase domain-containing protein: MTDTLTRPPDQDERPPEHDEKGGWTVMAVFLALVAMLVAVFGVGLGLRAIDESGGGDGVAATGEPMTFEIELGDLYVEPSSIDVPAGTEVLVNVTNVGAMPHDLQLDGVTGTEMIDPGGSASASLGVVTETTQAWCTVPGHKEGGMILDINVSGSTGSAAPAAASDDAAAGAEIDFAAEPADDFTPYDPTLEPAPGGTEHTMTLRATETVLEVAPGVTQEMWTFNDMFPGPVLRGKVGDIFTITLVNEGEIGHSIDFHASKVAWDDEMRTIESGESLVYQYEAKHAGVFMYHCGTAPALHHIGNGMHGAIIIDPPDLPEVDHEFVMVQSEIYTGPEGQPGDLGKMQAEEHDAVVFNGYVNQYQHRPIRVEQGERIRVFVLDAGPSENSAFHIVGTIFDTVYKEGTYLLRPDAREGGAQALDLQPSQGGFVEFTLDEDGLYPMVTHKFANVGKGALGIFQAGEVEDAGAGGH